A window of Misgurnus anguillicaudatus chromosome 3, ASM2758022v2, whole genome shotgun sequence genomic DNA:
AATGGCCCTGTTGTGTACACGATATGAGACCACTGCGACACTGCAGGCCTGAAGAGATGCATGCTCTCTGCACCGACCTGCAGgtgtatttttgtaaatgagTTAACTTTTATATAAGAATTAAATGTTatgcatatataaaaatgtgcagtttaaaTTATTTCGATGTGTAATTCCTTTCTTgtccttttaatgtttttaatttatttcagcTAATTTTTGTTCTCATTCTATACTAGCAGCCATTATAAATATCATCCAAACTTGCTTGTCCTCCGCAGAGTCATGGGAGGCTGCAGCCCAACCCAGTATCTCAGGCTGAAGGCAGGGGGTGCAGTCTATCacaacaaaaatttaaattatagTCATCGGACTTTTCTCTTCCAGATGCTGGATATGAGTTTGACATATGCTACACGTCCGTCTTGAAGCGAGCTATCAGGACCCTGTGGTTGGTGCTGGATGGCATTGATCAGATGTGGCTGCCCGTGCATCGCACCTGGCGTCTGAACGAACGCCACTACGGCGGTCTCACTGGACTCAACAAAGCCGAGACGGCAGCCAAACACGGGGAGGCTCAGGTGAAAATTTGGAGGCGCTCTTATGACACCCCCCCTCCATCCATGGACCCTGACCACGACTACTACACCAACATCAGTAAGGTTAGTATGCTTTAACGGTGATCTCCAACAAACAtcttttacttttgttttgaGACTATAGTACAACACTGTCACGTTTTGCTGCAGGACCGTCGATATGCCGACCTTACAGAGGACCAGCTGCCCTCGTGCGAGAGTCTCAAGGACACTATTGCTCGTGCGCTGCCGTTCTGGAACGAGGAAATTGTTCCTCAAATCAAAGAGGGGAAGAGAGTCCTCATCGCTGCCCACGGCAACAGCCTGAGAGGCATCGTGAAACACCTGGAAGGTGAGAAAATATGTCAGACGACACCTGAAAAAGTAAAGCTCACTGATAAGAGATTGATATATGGGTTCAGTTAAATATATAAAGATGTAATTGATCTGAACACCTCTTATGTATGACCGCTGTGTGTTTTCTAGGTATGACAGAGGAGGCGATTATGGAGCTGAACCTGCCTACAGGAATCCCCATCCTCTATGAGCTGGACAAGAACCTGAAACCCGTGAAACCCATGCAATTCCTGGGAGATGAGGAGACTGTTCGCAAAGCAATGGAAGCTGTAGCCGCTCAGGGCAAAGCCAAGAAATAGACAATAGCATTGTATGTTTGGTCTCATAACAATTCTCCCCAAAAACCACAATCAGAGAACAAGTCTAGTACCAAACCAATGaccaataatacatttattaatgctATAAGCATATAACTGGGACCATCTTACTGTAATAAAACCTTTTACATACAGTTATCGCAGTCACTTTAACCCCTTGAGTATGAATATATTAATTACAACTGAGCCACAATAAATTTAGGAGATATTTTAGCTTTGAATAGTCTCTGCGCTGAACATATTTAAAAGATGGTACATGTGTTTTATCTGTGATGGCATGGCTTTGACTGTATCCAGGCAACAGCTTATATTAATGATGTGGTGGGTAGCAGAAATGTGTGATTCATGCATAATACCGATGTCCTATATATACGCCCACAGACGCGCTCTTTAAAATATTCCCTGCTTTAAAGCACTGAAAAGATATTCCGAAACTGCGTTTAGGATTCGTGATGTAAGTTTAAATGGTAATTAACAGAAGATTATATTCCTATGAGAGATATTTATTGAAAAAGATGGTTGTTTTTGTCTTTGGTCTGGTAATTGCACTGTAACTGTATGTTATAATCATGCTGTTGTCCATTTCATTTTCACTGTATTTTGACCAACATATGATGTATTCCACAAACATTCATTTAAGATGAGAAGAGTGATTAAAAATTGATATTCCTCTAGAAAATACCTTCTCACGTGTTGTCTTATCCTTCACATTTTGGAAATAAATAGTGTGGATATTATTTTCACTTGACTGAAAGATGGTGTTTTACTGTATGCTTGTTTACATTAGTAATGTGCAATCCCAATAAATGTTGGCCAACCTAAGCAGAAATAAATGttgtatgtgttttatttgattctttagaaataaataattggctagcattttttacacatatgaCATGCATTTTGaactaaaaaataatatgctgctatttttataaaaaaaaaaatatacaaacacttAGATATGGgcataaacatttatgtttaCACAATGGCAAAAAAAAGATGAAATTAGATTTTCTCACAGTTTTCTACTTTGAGGtcttttaaaatatcttcataaattaaatgtaacTGATTTCTAAAATGTTATCAAAAATAATGTCCTAAAAATTGTTgacataaaaaatatgcatttgggAATTGTATAACTGGAAAATGTGTAGAAAgtgagtttaatttattttatagtcACAAACATTCAAATGATAATACTgatacataaataataaatgtggGAAATTTAGTACTAATGAttctaaaaatatttattgatgtTTGTACACGAATGAGATAATTTCGTTTTTATCTACTGCCACAACAAAGATGGCGCTCTCCGTGTACCACACATTACGAATTGACCAATCAGTGCGCAGTTTGCCCTCGGCctaatagccaatcagaaggcAGCTGTCGCTTCTTGAAAACATGTCGCCCATGAAGCTGTGTGTTCCAGGTGGGTCACTGTTATTAACTCTTTACCTTCTCATTCTTTACTGTTTATTGAGATACTCTTAGCGTGACTTATATGTTATTCACCTACGCGCTACCTGAcattttatgaactttgatgtCGTTGGTTAACGTTTACAGGAGTATGAGCGCTGCCAAGCTTTTACACGTGCAGTCAAGTGGGTGTTGCATTGCTCTGCTGAATTAGCTGCGCGCGCAATACGGTTGTGAAAGTTTTAGCATGTATATAAACATCCTCCGCAGTCACATATCTCGGTTTTGCCGTCGTTATTTAGTTGGTTTGGTAATATTGATTTACTACTATACTACGCGGGAGTAGTTCTCAGGGTGTTAACGGGGTTTAAAGACTCGTTTGGCGAGCCCCGCCCACCGCTTTGGGCGTGAGAGCTGCTGTCATGCATACTCCTCTGACAGGACTGCATTATGTGCCTGTACACGAACTTGGCAACTGATCAATGACTCCAGCTGTTTTCAACAGCAAATCTTTCCTGAAACCAATTAAGATCGTCTGTTTTAAGAGTTTcactttttaaacaaatgtcCAACAAAAATCACgttacatttacatgaaaagTGCGTTACAGTAACGCTGTTACACGTGCATGATTGGATTTTCAACCTAATTCCTGCATAAAAGCTGAAACTGTGTTGTTTAACTTCTGAAAATGgcaatattatatatttttaagtgttAACTGTCTGTTTTTTGTACAGGTGAAAGGCTCTGCAGCACGGAGGACTGTATCCCCGGCACCGGCACGTATCTGCGGCACGGCTACGTCTTTGCCTCTCTTGCGGGGTACGTACTGAGGAAGAACGAAGGAGAGGAGGTTAGTTGGGTGATTTGCTATTATGTTGAACCCAAATGTTCTGTAGCCACTTTATACAATGTGAGTattgaataaaaacatttataagaGAAACTCAATGTCCGcctttttcttttttagctTCCGGTGATTTCAGTTGTTAGAGAGACAGAAGCACAGCTTTTGCCTGACGTCGGTGCCATTGTCACCTGCAAGGTGAGCGTCTGAAACATGACATCATTATAAGTGTATAATGCCATATCTGAATCACTGTAATAATGAGATTACTATGGTCAGATTTCATTATGAGCTGTTCATGTCCTCACATAGAGAAGATATTTGTTTCTTAGGCACTTTTAACATCCAAATTAATCTCTTTGTCGTTTGTGTGGCTTTGTCGATGGCAAACAACTTAAAGGGACagatcacccaaaaatttaagttGTGTCATTGTTACCTTGCCCTTATGTTCTTCCCAactagggttgcaaaattctgggaatttttaaggctggaaactttccatgggaattaaAGGGAATATATGGGAAATAATGGGAACAAACAGGGAATTTTCCAGGCCTTGACTACCACAAAAGCAACACTTGCTGCATTTCAGCCCAAGTACTACATCAAGTCTTGATTATGTTTTGATAAGCATTGATAAGCTATCATGTAGGTAGCTCAAGCTGTGATGCTCTTTCATTCTGCTAGCCAGTTTTCTGTTATCATACAGAATTACTGTACCACCCAAAAGTTTGGACAGATtactatttaattttttttaaagaagtcTTTTATACTCATCAAGCCTGTGTTTGATCAAAAATCATTCAGAAATCATAAATATTCGAATAAATCCACGGCTTGATGAGCATAAGTAGCAGGATTCTTCAAAGCATtgtattaccttgcatgcatgtctgcttttgaccaaagaaaatgttcatttatgtttgtatataatatagtttatataaatttcccaaaattttcaaataattcccATTAAGTttagcctgacgttgccatactcaattctagtcagaatttgagtctgataccgctccattgagctataattatgaggcgtgtctcaaccgaaaaatgcctctgcactcaattggatagacctacgaccaatcagagcaacggagtgtgtgacgtgtgttgaaattacgtctttgcagcctgaccgaactgatagttatttcgctacaatgacactaacattgtgattatactgagttagcgaatgtacatcaacacctattatgtttacaacatttcgtttatatcacaacatgaagtatttactaagtcatagagtaagactatctcttaccatttgtacgttaggtgaacttcatccacgacgacacccattacgtttgcttgaaaatattggagcctagcatgtctctccacttattcagcaaccacaattccgggcttccgaaaagaagctggcaacgaccgctatatccatctcgtcgtgcacgctgagttgcatcgccgtgataacgttagccatttcagttgcgaccaacttttgccgaataggaaggacggcaaaaacatcaacaaatgccctgctcgcgtttctttgttcctcttttaaaatcaatgctctgttgatatcttttagaacagactcaatggctgcgtccgaaaactctaaattgctgccttctgaggcagctttccaaggcagcaaggcatcaaggcatgtccggattcaatgtttggtttacttcctgtctcctgagatacctatgcgtggacgtacattaagaatgtgattggtcgagtccggttgagttcgaaaaaataaaatggcggccaaggacgcgacaggaccaccaatttagtgtaaataaaggtatatttgtactttttacaccttttaattgcatttctagcgagaaattagtattgtagttttcaaatatgtgattagttatcacaaaggcgctctctgtttaaatttcaaacacgctgccttagaagtgtgtccgaaagtctatCTCTGAGCTACCTttatgcctccgaagtcatttcctcatgaggcagcgaggcaacgagtcactgccttgagttttcggacgcagcaaatgtcagaatccacacatctgaactctacagcggcagccattcaacacacgcgctctttggtgacgtggtttattacgttactgttgattatctgtccatcatcgtataaagcccgccctgacaatttgattggttcgaccagcgtTTGtcctagcatagtagctcctcaacgcagaaaccccagacccatcttcccgtttacaaaatcttgtgggcggggctaagatgggctggcacccaggctacattaagtttacaatttaaaaaaaatccaaaattaCCCAGGTGAAGTTTCCATGAAAAGTTTCCAGAAATTTACAGGAAACTTTCAGCCCCTTTGCAAACCTATTCCCCACCcaaataattttctttcttttgtggAATACCATTCACTTGAAAACATGAAACCTAATACTGAAAGTCACATgggtttgaaaaaaaacaaaggTGTGTAAATGATGACGATTCTTCCTTTTTGGATGACCTGTACATAATGTTTCTAATTGTGTGTGATTTGTTGTGCAAGGTAACAAGTATCAACCCAAGGTTTGCTAAGGTTCACATCTTATATGTGGGGTCGACACCACTGAAAGATCGCTTCAGAGGCACTATCAGGTATACTGATGTTTCAAACACCATCAAATATAGTTTAGCCCCTTAATTCTGTTTAATTCAAATATTCATGTCCCGAAGATGGAAGTcttaaaaagcattaaataagcaATTCCATGCCAATGACAACTTTACCAAAAAATGAAGTTTTTACcaaatgtttttaaccatactgaTACTCTGATGTAAGTATTTGGTGGCTTTAATCTCTGGtctttgttttatgttttaagtCCAGATTTCAGAATTGTCACACCCATAACGTTGTTTCTTCCTCATAAATTCACACAAGaaaaataatacatattttcttttctttgaaGAGTCGCCCCGTCTCCATTTGTTGGATATCATTGCTTCTGATTTGTGCAATTTTAAATTTAAGGAATTCCTACAACTTGAATGTTACACAAATacttgtcacatccataacgctTGCATGTTTTCCCTCATCTTAAATACATCACATGGCTGATATTTTTCTAATGTttggaaaatataaacagatggttcaatatattggtaataaatgcattctctgggaaattatattaaaatttttgacTGAAAAATCACATCCATTTTGTCAGTGCATTGTTAGTATAgaagtaaaaatgtaatttgacCTTCCTAATTCTTGTTTTTATCTCTCCAGAAGAGAAGATGTAAGAGCGACAGAGAAAGATAAGGTGAGTTAACCTGGTAAATTGTAGAAAGAGAAATGCCATGTTTTGAGTCGattgttaaatttttttttcatttttcttttcagGTGGAGACGTACAAAAGCTTCAGGCCAGGAGACATCGTCCTTGCTAAAGTCgtatcctttaaaaaaaaaaatttaatctcTTGAGAGTCAGTTTACTGAATGAGTCCTTGGATAGAGTCAATAAGTAATTTATCATTTTGTGATACCTTTTGAATATAATAATTGCCTTTTGTCCACTTTGATGTGTCTATCCTTAAAGACTTGGTAGTTATTGTTGGGTTACAATTTTGcattaaaggagacatatcacGAAAAATCAAACTCTGGAAAGAAATAAAGTTCAGAGAGtacagatgcaaaaccctcaaagtaatttaacatttttttaacaggCTTTCAGGTTTTGGTTCAGTAATTAAAAtttcttattttcacaaatgtcactttaatttgatattAAACACATTTGAAAGGTTTTGCTGCACATTCTTCAAATTTTGTTTTTGAGTAAAAGGCTCAAAACTTCggtcaatatcctaatatattcgATACATCACCTTTAACTGAGTGATAAAGTCTTGCACCTTGATGTACGCATGCCGTTGTTCATCTAATTTtttgctgaaaatcattgtggtgTTTAATAGATTCTcccaacaaaccagtatttctaAATGGCCCGAGGTCGGGATTAGGCggatttaaaatgtttgaaCGTAAAACACAGGCAGAGAACATTCGGTCAgtatcattatctaattttttaAGAAGGGGaatttagcagcttttgcatttgagctcttcAAAAATGACCTGACTCCATTAATAGCTTTATAATACAGGACTCCTGTTATAAACTCTTGTATCTGAAATGCGTTTTTGACCCTTGACCCCAG
This region includes:
- the pgam1b gene encoding phosphoglycerate mutase 1b, giving the protein MAAYKLVLIRHGESCWNQENRFCGWFDADLSETGEEEAKRGGQALKDAGYEFDICYTSVLKRAIRTLWLVLDGIDQMWLPVHRTWRLNERHYGGLTGLNKAETAAKHGEAQVKIWRRSYDTPPPSMDPDHDYYTNISKDRRYADLTEDQLPSCESLKDTIARALPFWNEEIVPQIKEGKRVLIAAHGNSLRGIVKHLEGMTEEAIMELNLPTGIPILYELDKNLKPVKPMQFLGDEETVRKAMEAVAAQGKAKK
- the exosc1 gene encoding exosome complex component CSL4 — its product is MSPMKLCVPGERLCSTEDCIPGTGTYLRHGYVFASLAGYVLRKNEGEELPVISVVRETEAQLLPDVGAIVTCKVTSINPRFAKVHILYVGSTPLKDRFRGTIRREDVRATEKDKVETYKSFRPGDIVLAKVISLGDVQSNYLLTTAENELGVVVAHSEAGAQMVPISWCEMQCPRTHAKEFRKVARVQPEYLQA